GCGTGGAGTACGTGCGCGCGGGCCTCGCCGCCGGCCTGGGCGTGGACGCGTTCGCCCCGCGCCTGTCGTTCTTCTGGGCCATCGGGATGAACTTCTTCATGGAGGTGGCGAAGATGCGCGCCGCCCGCCTCCTCTGGGCCCGCCTCATCAAGGGCTTCAACCCGAAGAGCGACAAGAGCCTGGCGCTGCGCACCCACTGCCAGACGTCCGGCTGGAGCCTCACCGCGCAGGACGTCTACAACAACGTCGTGCGCACCTGCGTGGAGGCCATGGCCGCGACGCAGGGCCACACCCAGAGCCTGCACACCAACTCGCTGGACGAAGCCATCGCGCTGCCCACCGACTTCAGCGCGCGCATCGCCCGCAACACCCAGCTCTACCTCCAGTTGGAGAGCGGCACCACGCGCGTCATCGACCCGTGGGGCGGCAGCTACTACGTGGAGCGCCTCACCCACGAGCTGGCCCAGAAGGCCTGGGGCCACATCCAGGAAGTGGAGGCGCTGGGCGGCATGACCAAGGCCATTGAGGCGGGCCTGCCCAAGCTGCGCATCGAAGAGGCCGCCGCGCGCACCCAGGCGCGCATCGACTCCGGGCGCCAGGCCATCATCGGCGTGAACAAGTACCCGCCGGAGCACGAGGACCGCATCGAGATCCTCAAGGTGGACAACTCCGCCGTGCGCGAGTCCCAGATTGCCCGCCTGCGCGAGCTGCGCGCCGAGCGCAACGCGGAGGACGTGCGCCGCCGCCTGGACGCGCTCACCGAAGCAGGCCGCCGCAACGAAGGGAACCTGCTGGCGCTCGCCATCGACGCGGCGCGGGCGAAGGCCACCGTGGGTGAAATCAGCGACGCGCTCGAGAAGGTCTACGGGCGCTACGAGGCCACCGTGAGGAGCGTGTCCGGGGTGTATTCGGCGGAGGCCGGAGGGGCGCAGGGCATCGCGGAGGCGCGGGCGAAGGCGGATTCCTTCCTCGCGCGCTTCGGCCGCCGGCCGCGCATCCTCATCGCGAAGATGGGCCAGGACGGCCATGACCGGGGACAGAAGGTCATCGCCACCGCGTTCGCGGACCTGGGCTTCGACGTGGACATCGGGCCCCTGTTCCAGACGCCGGAGGAGTCCGCGCGCCAGGCGGTGGAGAACGACGTGCACGTCGTGGGCGCCAGCTCCCTGGCGGCCGGCCACCTCACGCTCGTGCCCCAGCTCAAGCAGGCCCTGAAGGCGCTGGGCCGCGAGGACATCATGGTGGTGGTGGGCGGCGTCATCCCCGCCCAGGACTACGAGCAGCTCAAGGCCGCGGGCGCCGCCGCCATCTTCGGCCCCGGCACCGTCATCGCGAAGGCGGCCCTCGAACTGCTCGACAAGCTGGCCGCCGCGCTGGAGGAAGAGGCGTGAAGTCGCTGCCCGCGGACACCTACGTGGACGGCGTGCGGGCGGGTGACCGGGCGGTGCTCGCGCGCGCCATCACCCTGGTGGAGAGCGAACACCCGCGCCACGCGGCGCTCGCGCAGGAGGTCCTCACGCGGCTCCTGCCCTCCACCGGCAGGAGCCGGCGCGTGGGCATCAGCGGCGTTCCGGGCGTGGGCAAGAGCACCTTCATCGACGCGCTGGGCATGCACCTGGTCGGACACGGGCACCAGGTGGCGGTGCTCGCCATCGACCCGTCCAGCAGCGTGTCCGGCGGCAGCATCCTGGGCGACAAGACGCGCATGTCGCGGCTGGCGCGCGAGCCCGCCGCGTACATCCGCCCCAGCCCCTCCAGCGGCACGCTGGGCGGCGTCGCGCGCAAGACGCGGGAGACGCTGCTGCTCTGCGAGGCCGCCGGCTTCGACGTGGTGCTGGTGGAGACGGTGGGCGTGGGCCAGTCGGAGACCGTGGTCGCGGACCTGGTGGACTTCTACCTGGTGCTGATGCTCGCGGGCGCGGGCGACGAACTGCAGGGCATCAAGCGCGGCATCCTGGAGGTGGCGGACATGGTCGCCATCAACAAGGCGGACGGCGACAACAAGCTCGCCGCGGCCCAGGCGCGCAGCCAGTACCGCGCCGCCCTGCACCTGATGCGCCCGGGCGCGGAGCCGGTCGTCACGACGTGCAGCGCCATGGAGGGGACTGGCATCGACCTTCTGTGGGACTCCGTGGAGTCCGTCATCGCCCAGCGCGAGGCGTCCGGAGCGCTGGCCCAGCGCAGGACGCAGCAGCAGGTGGGCTGGATGTGGGCCATGGTGAACGACGGACTGCGGGCGGCCCTGCGAGCGCACCCCGACGTGGCCGCCCTCGTCCCCTGTCTGGAGCAGGACGTACGCGAAGGGCGCGCGACGCCCACGTCGGCCGCACTGCAGGTGCTGGGGGCCTTCCTTCCGCGTACGCAGGCCTGACGGGCCGCGTCGTGCGGACGGCAATGCCTGTCCCAATCGCTTGCCGGGCCCTCACCGCACTCCTAGTGTACGCCCGTGCGACACCCCCAACCGACGACCGCTCCCCAGCCCTACAAGCCGCGCTTCCACGTCCGCATCGTCACGGCCGCCAGCCTGTTCGATGGACACGACGCCGCCATCAACGTGATGCGCCGCCTGATGCAGTCCTCGGGCGCGGAGATCATCCACCTGGGGCACAACCGCTCCGTGGCGGAGATCGTCGACTGCGCCATCCAGGAGGACGCCCAGGGCATCGCCCTCACGTCCTACCAGGGCGGCCACGTCGAATACTTCAAGTACATGATCGACCTGCTGCGCGAGCGCGGCGCGAACATCAAGGTGTTCGGCGGCGGCGGCGGCACCATCCTCCCCACTGAAATCGAGGAGCTGCACCAGTACGGCGTCACGCGCATCTACTCGCCGGACGACGGCCGGGCCATGGGCCTGCAGGGGATGATCGACGACCTCATCTCCCAGTGCGACTTCGAGGTCCGTCCCCCGGACTTCAAGCCCCTCCTGAAGCAGCCCCTGCCGCGCGAGCCCGCGCGCATCGCGTCGCTCATCACCATCGCGGAGAACTTCG
This region of Corallococcus soli genomic DNA includes:
- the meaB gene encoding methylmalonyl Co-A mutase-associated GTPase MeaB, with product MKSLPADTYVDGVRAGDRAVLARAITLVESEHPRHAALAQEVLTRLLPSTGRSRRVGISGVPGVGKSTFIDALGMHLVGHGHQVAVLAIDPSSSVSGGSILGDKTRMSRLAREPAAYIRPSPSSGTLGGVARKTRETLLLCEAAGFDVVLVETVGVGQSETVVADLVDFYLVLMLAGAGDELQGIKRGILEVADMVAINKADGDNKLAAAQARSQYRAALHLMRPGAEPVVTTCSAMEGTGIDLLWDSVESVIAQREASGALAQRRTQQQVGWMWAMVNDGLRAALRAHPDVAALVPCLEQDVREGRATPTSAALQVLGAFLPRTQA
- the scpA gene encoding methylmalonyl-CoA mutase — encoded protein: MRPTVPDFSRVAFDAPETQPAPAALDAQRTHASEATRAAEHWDTPEGIPVKPLYGREDLEGVEHLGSLPGLPPFVRGPYATMYVQQPWTVRQYAGFSTAEASNAFYRRNLAAGQKGLSIAFDLATHRGYDSDHPRVAGDVGMAGVAIDSIKDMRILFDRIPLDQMSVSMTMNGAVLPVLALYVVAAEEQGVKPEQLSGTIQNDILKEFMVRNTYIYPPGPSMRIIGDIFKFTAEKMPRFNSISISGYHMQEAGATQDLELGYTLADGVEYVRAGLAAGLGVDAFAPRLSFFWAIGMNFFMEVAKMRAARLLWARLIKGFNPKSDKSLALRTHCQTSGWSLTAQDVYNNVVRTCVEAMAATQGHTQSLHTNSLDEAIALPTDFSARIARNTQLYLQLESGTTRVIDPWGGSYYVERLTHELAQKAWGHIQEVEALGGMTKAIEAGLPKLRIEEAAARTQARIDSGRQAIIGVNKYPPEHEDRIEILKVDNSAVRESQIARLRELRAERNAEDVRRRLDALTEAGRRNEGNLLALAIDAARAKATVGEISDALEKVYGRYEATVRSVSGVYSAEAGGAQGIAEARAKADSFLARFGRRPRILIAKMGQDGHDRGQKVIATAFADLGFDVDIGPLFQTPEESARQAVENDVHVVGASSLAAGHLTLVPQLKQALKALGREDIMVVVGGVIPAQDYEQLKAAGAAAIFGPGTVIAKAALELLDKLAAALEEEA